The following are encoded together in the Arcticibacterium luteifluviistationis genome:
- a CDS encoding T9SS type A sorting domain-containing protein, translating to MKLWQKTLLLLILFATTSQAQTFTELSPSPLTGTSWSSVDVSDVNGDGFIDVMISGSASSGIKISKLYLNKSGGNFTEQADSPFEGVYRSSVSFADIDMDNDEDLLITGMNSDDIPIALIYINDGLGNFTLNETNKLPGVYFSSVAFADVDADNDPDLFITGSTGQDNSIAKLFINDGSGFFEESSQNLFEGVHQSSLAFNDVDLDSDYDLIITGHNGSGGSTKLYKNDGSGNFSEDLNIPFDNVYASSIAFGDIENDGDDDLLITGFSTEANKPVSKLYTNDGLGNFQEDTMSTFQDFVLSSISFADMNSDGFQDILMNGFSQSIGIATAYYYRNNKNGTFVLASEIKPSTNDVSPTSIISFDADNDDDLDILITGPADSMGKGRFYISEGRGCIVYNEYDFINACDSLKWIDGITYYESNTTAQLRLRGEFGCDSIINLRLNLGHTSFSNNTFTSRKPLYLNGHSYIESSYGISDTLINANGCDSIANIDVEIIREISGGGFTRDTVFSFISKNREKCFADIDNDGDLDIITYISGSLSSEVRVYLNKSKGIYELDNSFLSFLVIRTNQLVFEDINNDGLDDLLVYGYSPKNFTWEFILYLNDKEQGFVRQTELEGDFPEFRVIIPFDYNSDELIDFLGFGKTLVRQDSFITYIAKTVLIKNIGFGKLEIVDSNLPDLQYAQTSFGDVDGDDDLDILLRGFGETFSDRTETLFINNGSSQFEEERSFVSDYYYIGSGNLADIDNDGFDDIIIDGRTIVDSVYSTTIFSGSSDNSLVRKPYDSSSPFIQSQISKYGDFDNDGDLDLIASNYPWPFVYTNDGTGNFTKAIDSPFLEHIGYNPDLIDLDDDGYLDIISYDKIYFNDGCTPNYVVDSIVSYYPYTWIDGKTYDESNDYSRVIFKNQYNCDSIIALNLEIRNTPREGGFIEITPPIIDVVKFASIALGDINGNNKIDLAISGVGNGLGANIYINQCERKFINHSQRGFPDGFNSQIVFIDIDGDKDNDLIILDDLVTIYTNTGSGLFENTNQSIAPSLSSATIEFGDLNHDGFPDFVLSGYDATFQRHYSNIFTNNGSGLFSTTNQAIIVPFEGDIKLVDIDNDIDLDIIIVGENSQESFFKVYKNDGLGSFDLFDSKIPVIIRPYWGFKDLDGDFDLDLVISGWESGSNISFTRIYQNNGDGEFTQINSLDDEYFFWAFDFADIDGDGDFDFIASEEDNSKNLFTSLYLNNGHLNFSRKPNSAMVGVRYSDIKVADLDGDTAPDVIITGILESDKAVTKIYYSENKDNKCFATYSSDLIISDAPVSWIDGNTYFETTNSVTHTLTNVMGCDSIVTLNLLLKEKVLSNESINMAISVYPNPSNNLLKIINKGVIQPHDYAIVNSNGQQLVNWKSLQQEQLIDISRLPSGTYIIKYQEGLKSKSLKFVKR from the coding sequence ATGAAGCTTTGGCAAAAGACTCTTTTACTTCTCATATTATTTGCAACTACTAGCCAAGCACAAACTTTCACCGAGCTAAGCCCCTCCCCTCTTACTGGCACAAGTTGGTCTTCTGTTGACGTCTCAGATGTAAACGGTGATGGATTTATTGATGTTATGATTTCTGGTTCAGCCTCTAGTGGAATAAAGATTTCAAAATTATATTTAAATAAGTCTGGAGGAAACTTTACTGAACAGGCTGACAGCCCGTTTGAAGGAGTCTATCGTTCTTCAGTATCGTTTGCAGATATCGACATGGATAATGATGAAGATTTACTCATCACTGGAATGAATAGTGACGATATTCCGATAGCTCTAATATATATAAACGACGGCCTTGGAAACTTCACTCTAAATGAAACAAACAAATTGCCGGGAGTGTATTTCTCTTCTGTGGCTTTTGCTGATGTAGATGCTGACAATGACCCCGACCTGTTCATTACCGGCAGTACAGGTCAAGATAATAGTATTGCCAAACTTTTTATAAATGATGGTTCCGGCTTTTTCGAAGAGTCTTCCCAAAACTTATTTGAAGGCGTCCACCAATCTTCTCTTGCCTTTAATGATGTCGATCTTGATTCAGATTATGACCTCATCATAACAGGTCATAACGGAAGCGGAGGAAGTACTAAACTCTATAAAAATGATGGAAGTGGTAACTTTTCAGAAGATTTAAACATCCCTTTCGATAATGTTTATGCATCATCTATCGCATTTGGAGATATTGAAAATGACGGTGACGATGACCTTCTTATTACAGGCTTTAGCACCGAGGCGAATAAACCCGTTTCCAAACTTTATACCAATGACGGTTTAGGTAATTTCCAAGAAGACACAATGTCAACCTTTCAAGATTTCGTATTATCTTCAATAAGCTTTGCTGACATGAATTCCGATGGTTTTCAGGATATTTTGATGAACGGGTTTAGCCAATCAATTGGAATTGCAACAGCCTACTATTATAGAAATAATAAAAATGGGACTTTTGTTTTAGCCAGCGAAATTAAACCTTCCACTAATGATGTAAGCCCAACCTCCATTATCAGTTTCGATGCAGACAATGACGATGACCTAGATATTTTAATAACAGGGCCAGCCGACTCCATGGGGAAAGGGAGGTTTTATATTTCAGAAGGAAGAGGGTGTATAGTTTATAATGAATATGATTTTATAAATGCCTGTGATTCTTTAAAATGGATTGACGGTATTACCTATTATGAAAGCAACACTACGGCACAGCTGAGACTTAGGGGTGAATTTGGCTGCGATTCTATAATAAATTTAAGATTAAACCTAGGCCATACTTCATTCTCAAATAACACTTTCACTAGCAGAAAACCCCTTTATTTAAATGGACACAGTTATATTGAGAGCTCATATGGGATAAGTGACACGCTTATAAATGCCAACGGCTGTGATTCGATAGCAAATATTGACGTTGAAATAATTCGTGAAATCTCTGGCGGTGGATTTACACGAGACACCGTGTTTTCATTTATTTCAAAAAACAGAGAAAAGTGTTTCGCCGATATAGATAATGACGGAGATTTAGACATTATAACATACATTTCGGGTTCCCTTTCTTCAGAAGTAAGAGTTTATTTAAATAAATCTAAAGGAATTTACGAGTTAGATAATTCATTCTTATCATTTTTGGTTATTCGGACGAACCAACTTGTCTTTGAGGATATTAATAATGATGGCTTAGATGATTTATTAGTTTATGGCTATAGTCCAAAGAATTTTACTTGGGAGTTTATATTATATCTCAATGATAAAGAGCAAGGCTTTGTTCGCCAAACCGAACTAGAGGGAGATTTCCCTGAGTTTCGTGTGATTATCCCATTTGACTATAACTCCGACGAATTAATCGACTTTTTGGGTTTTGGAAAAACCCTAGTAAGGCAAGATTCTTTTATAACATATATCGCAAAAACTGTTTTAATAAAAAACATAGGCTTCGGAAAGCTAGAAATTGTTGATAGCAATTTACCAGATTTACAATACGCCCAAACGTCTTTTGGAGATGTTGACGGTGATGATGATTTAGATATTCTTCTTAGAGGTTTCGGCGAAACTTTTTCCGACAGAACAGAGACTCTTTTTATAAATAACGGTTCCAGCCAATTTGAAGAAGAAAGAAGTTTTGTGTCCGATTACTATTATATCGGGTCTGGAAACCTAGCGGATATTGATAATGATGGCTTTGACGATATAATTATTGATGGAAGAACTATTGTAGACTCTGTTTATTCCACCACCATCTTCTCAGGTTCAAGTGACAATTCACTCGTAAGAAAACCTTATGATTCCTCCTCTCCATTCATTCAGTCACAAATAAGCAAATATGGAGACTTTGATAATGATGGAGATCTAGATCTAATCGCCAGTAATTATCCATGGCCTTTTGTTTATACTAATGATGGAACAGGAAACTTCACAAAAGCTATTGACAGCCCATTTTTAGAACACATAGGATATAACCCTGACTTAATAGATTTAGATGACGATGGCTATTTGGACATTATTTCTTATGATAAAATTTACTTTAATGATGGCTGTACCCCTAACTATGTGGTAGATAGCATAGTTTCATACTATCCTTATACATGGATTGATGGTAAAACTTATGATGAATCAAATGACTATTCCAGAGTCATTTTTAAAAACCAATATAATTGCGACTCAATTATTGCCCTCAACCTAGAAATTCGAAACACTCCAAGAGAAGGTGGCTTTATTGAAATTACACCACCAATCATTGACGTTGTGAAATTTGCTTCGATTGCGTTGGGCGATATTAATGGCAACAATAAAATAGATTTAGCCATCTCTGGTGTAGGAAATGGTTTAGGTGCAAACATTTATATAAATCAGTGTGAGAGGAAATTCATCAACCATTCTCAAAGAGGCTTCCCTGATGGTTTTAATAGTCAAATTGTATTTATTGATATTGATGGAGATAAGGATAATGACTTAATTATCCTAGATGACCTAGTAACAATCTATACAAATACCGGTTCAGGACTTTTCGAAAACACAAATCAATCAATTGCCCCTAGTTTATCCTCAGCCACTATTGAGTTCGGAGATCTTAACCACGATGGTTTCCCAGATTTCGTCTTAAGTGGGTATGATGCTACCTTTCAAAGGCATTATTCAAATATCTTTACAAATAATGGTAGTGGATTATTTAGCACTACTAATCAAGCTATAATTGTCCCTTTTGAAGGCGATATAAAACTAGTAGACATAGATAATGATATAGACCTCGATATAATTATTGTAGGAGAAAACTCTCAAGAATCCTTCTTCAAAGTTTATAAAAACGATGGACTTGGCTCTTTTGACTTATTTGATTCCAAAATCCCTGTCATTATAAGACCATATTGGGGCTTTAAAGACCTAGATGGAGACTTTGACTTAGATCTTGTAATTTCTGGCTGGGAAAGTGGCTCAAACATCAGTTTTACTAGAATCTACCAGAATAATGGAGATGGCGAATTCACACAAATAAATAGCCTAGATGATGAGTATTTTTTCTGGGCTTTTGACTTCGCAGATATTGATGGAGATGGAGATTTCGATTTTATTGCTAGTGAAGAAGATAATTCGAAAAATCTCTTTACTTCATTATATCTAAATAATGGACATCTAAATTTCTCTAGAAAACCAAATAGTGCTATGGTAGGAGTACGTTATTCAGATATAAAAGTGGCAGATTTAGATGGAGACACTGCACCCGATGTGATTATTACTGGTATTCTTGAGTCCGATAAGGCCGTCACTAAAATCTATTATAGCGAAAATAAAGACAATAAGTGCTTTGCTACATATTCGTCGGATTTAATCATTTCCGATGCTCCGGTAAGTTGGATAGATGGAAATACTTATTTTGAAACCACAAACTCCGTAACGCATACCCTAACCAATGTAATGGGCTGCGACTCGATAGTTACTTTAAACCTTCTTTTAAAAGAAAAAGTACTTTCTAATGAAAGTATAAATATGGCAATATCGGTATATCCAAACCCATCAAATAATCTTTTAAAGATTATAAATAAAGGGGTTATTCAACCACATGATTACGCCATTGTAAACTCAAACGGTCAACAACTTGTCAATTGGAAGAGCCTGCAGCAAGAACAATTAATAGACATTAGCCGATTACCTTCTGGAACCTATATTATCAAATACCAAGAAGGTCTTAAAAGCAAGTCTTTGAAGTTTGTTAAGCGGTGA